One region of Anaeromyxobacter paludicola genomic DNA includes:
- a CDS encoding hemerythrin domain-containing protein has translation MDAIETLMQEHRLIESAIDALAAYADELRRRQAVGTAEDRAELGRFVAFVREFADAHHHGKEEDILFAAMVEAGFPRHAGPIAVMLMEHDEGRRQIAVLKGLVEQQAPWTDLDRARLVEAAGGYAQLLHNHIHKEDAILYPMAEQRLAPAALDAVSAACERYEVEKGASGRPAELAKSAEALVARHAPARAACGAGAGPRFPVSGGCC, from the coding sequence ATGGACGCCATCGAGACCCTGATGCAGGAGCACCGACTCATCGAGAGCGCGATCGACGCCCTCGCCGCCTACGCCGACGAGCTCCGCCGGCGCCAGGCCGTGGGGACCGCCGAGGACCGGGCCGAGCTCGGCCGCTTCGTCGCGTTCGTCCGCGAGTTCGCCGACGCCCATCACCACGGCAAGGAGGAGGACATCCTCTTCGCCGCGATGGTCGAGGCCGGCTTCCCGCGCCACGCCGGCCCCATCGCCGTGATGCTGATGGAGCACGACGAGGGGCGCCGCCAGATCGCCGTCCTGAAGGGGCTCGTCGAGCAGCAGGCCCCCTGGACGGACCTCGACCGGGCCCGCCTCGTCGAGGCCGCCGGCGGGTACGCCCAGCTCCTGCACAACCACATCCACAAGGAGGACGCCATCCTCTACCCCATGGCCGAGCAGCGGCTCGCCCCGGCCGCCCTGGACGCCGTCTCCGCCGCCTGCGAGCGCTACGAGGTCGAGAAGGGCGCCTCCGGCCGCCCCGCCGAGCTCGCGAAGAGCGCCGAGGCGCTCGTGGCCCGCCACGCCCCGGCCCGCGCCGCCTGCGGCGCTGGCGCCGGTCCCCGGTTCCCCGTGTCCGGCGGCTGCTGCTAG
- a CDS encoding sigma 54-interacting transcriptional regulator codes for MPLPVLPSPVPAAPAHDPHQQIVEEAIEAVLSTVDLASVLERTGALLNRHFGQTRVSINRIGPQEHLAQVALVSDPRHPGQPGTVFELAGSASGRALADRRPLVVDPIDAARPRYREEPELARLGYGSLVSFPLVFEDQLLGTLDIAHPPAEGLLACCFQVARQVAHLVAIALHNSLMVEEVQRLNRLLGRENALLKEEIRQIKRDTRYIAESAPMRAVVERVRLAAPSDTTVLVRGETGTGKEGLARLVHDLSPRFNAPFVVVNLGAVPENLIESELFGHEKGAFTGAVRRKAGKFEQAEGGTIFLDEVGDAPPSVQVRLLRVLQEREVQRVGGGDPVKVDVRVVAATNRDLEGMVAEGAFRQDLYYRLAVFPVELPPLRARREELRALSRYFLERQAALMHRRAPEVPEAVWRALEAHDWPGNVRELENTLQRALILSPGNALTLPELTGRRLGAPPAAPAAPEPSAPGRFEDEMRVLLGRALAACGGRVYGPGGAAALLDLKPTTLQGKLKKYGVAAG; via the coding sequence ATGCCCCTGCCCGTCCTGCCCTCCCCCGTCCCGGCCGCCCCCGCCCACGACCCCCACCAGCAGATCGTGGAGGAGGCGATCGAGGCGGTGCTCTCGACGGTGGACCTCGCCTCGGTCCTCGAGCGGACCGGCGCCCTCCTCAACCGCCACTTCGGCCAGACCCGCGTCTCGATCAACCGGATCGGCCCGCAGGAGCACCTCGCCCAGGTGGCGCTGGTGAGCGATCCGCGCCACCCCGGGCAGCCCGGGACCGTGTTCGAGCTCGCGGGCTCCGCCTCGGGGCGCGCCCTCGCCGACCGCCGCCCGCTCGTCGTCGATCCCATCGACGCCGCGCGCCCCCGCTACCGCGAGGAGCCGGAGCTGGCCCGGCTCGGCTACGGCTCGCTCGTCTCGTTCCCGCTGGTGTTCGAGGACCAGCTCCTCGGCACGCTCGACATCGCGCACCCGCCGGCGGAGGGGCTGCTCGCCTGCTGCTTCCAGGTCGCGCGGCAGGTGGCGCACCTCGTCGCCATCGCGCTGCACAACAGCCTGATGGTGGAGGAGGTGCAGCGGCTCAACCGGCTGCTGGGGCGCGAGAACGCCCTCCTCAAGGAGGAGATCCGGCAGATCAAGCGCGACACCCGCTACATCGCCGAGAGCGCGCCCATGCGCGCCGTGGTGGAGCGCGTCCGCCTCGCCGCGCCCTCCGACACCACCGTGCTCGTGCGCGGCGAGACCGGCACCGGCAAGGAGGGGCTCGCGCGGCTGGTCCACGACCTCTCGCCGCGGTTCAACGCGCCGTTCGTGGTGGTGAACCTGGGCGCCGTCCCGGAGAACCTGATCGAGAGCGAGCTCTTCGGCCACGAGAAGGGGGCCTTCACCGGCGCGGTGCGGCGGAAGGCGGGCAAGTTCGAGCAGGCCGAGGGCGGCACCATCTTCCTCGACGAGGTGGGCGACGCCCCGCCGTCGGTGCAGGTGCGGCTCCTGCGCGTGCTCCAGGAGCGCGAGGTGCAGCGCGTCGGCGGCGGGGACCCGGTGAAGGTGGACGTCCGGGTGGTCGCCGCCACCAACCGCGACCTCGAGGGGATGGTGGCCGAGGGCGCGTTCCGCCAGGACCTCTACTACCGGCTCGCGGTCTTCCCGGTGGAGCTGCCGCCCCTGCGGGCGCGGCGCGAGGAGCTGCGCGCGCTCTCGCGCTACTTCCTCGAGCGGCAGGCGGCGCTCATGCACCGGCGGGCGCCGGAGGTGCCGGAGGCGGTCTGGCGGGCGCTCGAGGCGCACGACTGGCCCGGCAACGTGCGCGAGCTCGAGAACACGCTGCAGCGGGCGCTCATCCTGTCGCCCGGCAACGCGCTCACCCTGCCCGAGCTCACCGGGCGAAGGCTCGGCGCGCCCCCCGCGGCCCCGGCCGCGCCGGAGCCGTCCGCGCCCGGCCGCTTCGAGGACGAGATGCGGGTCCTGCTCGGCCGCGCCCTCGCCGCCTGCGGCGGGCGGGTCTACGGGCCCGGGGGGGCGGCCGCGCTGCTCGACCTCAAGCCCACCACGCTGCAGGGCAAGCTCAAGAAGTACGGCGTCGCGGCGGGGTAG
- the bfr gene encoding bacterioferritin produces the protein MKGDPRVIDLLNQVLTNELTAINQYFLHARMCENWGYERLWKKIRHESIDEMKHADALIERLLFLEGLPNLQRLEKINVGETVPEQLKLDLELERTAIPVLNHGIELCRQVGDNGTADLLEDLLESEEEHANWLEAQLTLIDQVGAQNYLAQQVKEDED, from the coding sequence ATGAAGGGCGATCCCCGCGTCATCGACCTGCTGAACCAGGTCCTCACGAACGAGCTCACCGCCATCAACCAGTACTTCCTGCACGCGCGCATGTGCGAGAACTGGGGCTACGAGCGGCTCTGGAAGAAGATCCGCCACGAGTCGATCGACGAGATGAAGCACGCCGACGCGCTCATCGAGCGGCTCCTCTTCCTCGAGGGGCTGCCCAACCTGCAGCGGCTCGAGAAGATCAACGTCGGCGAGACGGTGCCGGAGCAGCTCAAGCTCGACCTCGAGCTCGAGCGGACCGCCATCCCGGTGCTGAACCACGGCATCGAGCTCTGCCGGCAGGTGGGGGACAACGGCACCGCCGACCTGCTCGAGGACCTGCTCGAGAGCGAGGAGGAGCACGCCAACTGGCTCGAGGCGCAGCTCACGCTCATCGACCAGGTGGGCGCGCAGAACTACCTCGCCCAGCAGGTGAAGGAGGACGAGGACTGA
- a CDS encoding (2Fe-2S)-binding protein — protein sequence MIVCVCRAVSDRLIHELAAQGLSPEQVMARTGAGSCCGACRPTVSRLVQLARPAAHAERARPEQVRPLDAA from the coding sequence ATGATCGTCTGCGTCTGCCGCGCCGTCTCCGACCGCCTGATCCACGAGCTCGCCGCCCAGGGGCTGTCACCCGAGCAGGTGATGGCCCGGACCGGCGCCGGGAGCTGCTGCGGGGCCTGCCGCCCGACGGTGAGCCGGCTCGTGCAGCTGGCGCGTCCGGCGGCCCACGCCGAGCGGGCCCGGCCCGAGCAGGTCCGGCCCCTCGACGCCGCGTGA